The Oryza glaberrima chromosome 9, OglaRS2, whole genome shotgun sequence genome includes a window with the following:
- the LOC127783742 gene encoding uncharacterized protein LOC127783742, whose translation PSLRSLILAPSHDLPWSLATSPPSSPLSRAAGRLQPPLPPRQHAGRPCRRLLQRRSRLLFAGLPSVSHGDHRRRVLTGVQWRYRHCTTSSRLCRFAGASAFVVAAYPGTGTPSSSPANPRRRLYFAGTPSPAPPLPRSRRHPLRQPLPPCQCAGRRRRLHLRHRSGKVALGLASPSTEPHRCSSSSSSFLLAGSLSRCAASVVGIAAVCSTPSSHPCSCCRLPSSPPRRPRSSSLSSSRRSRSSWRSSLRQAVLVRRPRPSSEPLQPRHRLRPRLRVVKSRAGRVSPSSKDRRRSRPLAVRLRRSRPSPPRPFVVVVPTPRRVVGLALLVCFA comes from the exons CCATCGCTCCGTTCTCTCATTTTAGCCCCCTCCCACGATCTCCCGTGGTCCCTAGCCACCTCCCCGCCGTCGTCCcctctctcccgtgccgccggccgTCTTCAGCCACCCCTGCCGCCGCGTCagcacgccggccggccgtgccgtcgcctcctccagcgtcgcagccgcctcctcttcgcCGGCCTGCCCTCCGTTTCGCACGGGGACCATCGGAGACGCGTTCTCACTGGTGTACAGTGGCGTTACCGCCACTGTaccacctccagccgcctgtGCCGCTTTGCCGGAGCGTCGGCTTTCGTCGTCGCTGCCTATCCCGGCACCGGAACGccatcctcttccccggccaaTCCACGGCGTCGCCTGTATttcgccggaacgccgtcgcccgcgccgcctctccctcggtCTCGTCGGCACCCACTCCGGCAGCCCCTTCCGCCGTGCCAgtgcgccggccgacgtcgccgtctccacctccggcatcgcagcggcaaggtcgccctcggcctcgcctccccttcgACCGAACCCCAccggtgttcgtcgtcgtcgtcatcgttcctcctcgccggctcgttGTCTCGCTGCGCTGCCTCCGTCGTGGGCATCGCTGCGGTgtgttccacgccgtcctcgcatccgtgcagctgctgccggctaccctcgtcgcctcctcgccggccccggtcgtcgtcgttgtcgtcctctcgtcgttcccggtcgtcgtggcgttcgtccctccgtcaagccgttctcgtccgtcgtccgcgtccgtcaagtgagccgctgcagccccgtcatcgtcttcgtcctcggctccgcgtcgtcaagtctcgtgccggccgcgtctcgccttcgtccaaggatcgccgccgaagtcgtcccCTCGCCGTTCGTCTCCGTCGTTCccggccgtctccgccgcgcccgttcgtcgttgtcgttcccacgcctcgtcgcgtggtg Ggtttagctttgcttgtgtgcttcgcgtag